The genomic stretch AAAAAAGTCAAGGGTTGCCTATGGCAAGAATTTTTCTCTGAAAAATTCAGACCCTTGACTTTGTTTATTTTTCCGCTTGCATAATTGACGGCTGGGAAGGTATGACCATCGGGAAAACCTTCCCCTTGTCTATCCTTACGCCTTAGCCATTAATTTGTGACGTCTTGATTTCAAATAATTCTGCATGGTGAAGGTTCCACAATCGCACAAAACACGAAACCAGTCCTCACGTTCATACATTGCATATTCAAGCAAATCTGCATACTCAATAACGCCTGTATCTTTGCAATACTCAATCATTTCCCGAATTGCTTTGTGTTTATCTGATGCAAGCCCGATTACATCGTAGTAGTCTAAACCGCCATATTGAGTTACTTGTGATTCAGCATATCGGGCTTTTTCAGGATTATCGAGATGGCATAAATACCGAGCATAACCACGAACGCTATTTACAACCTCACAACCAACACCACCGATGGTATCAAAAACTTCTTGTGCTTGTGCTTTCGTTTTTACTCCTTCAAAAGCCAATAACACATGATAGTGTGGCTTTT from Veillonella criceti encodes the following:
- a CDS encoding replication protein, whose translation is MATNSKEKQREYDAKRAEKRAGTRTRNYATVVYPESAPADWKNKLEQTFIPCLISPLHDKDINPGGEPKKPHYHVLLAFEGVKTKAQAQEVFDTIGGVGCEVVNSVRGYARYLCHLDNPEKARYAESQVTQYGGLDYYDVIGLASDKHKAIREMIEYCKDTGVIEYADLLEYAMYEREDWFRVLCDCGTFTMQNYLKSRRHKLMAKA